The Rhododendron vialii isolate Sample 1 chromosome 3a, ASM3025357v1 nucleotide sequence TATCCTTCAAGAACCAAAATAGCAGATGGAAAGAATCAACCCCCAAACTTGATTTCTTTCCTCCTAATTTATCTCCTCCATTAATTCTTCCATCCAAATTTCAACTAGCCGTTAGGAACAATGAAGCTCCAAGTAATCTTTAATCTTCCTCATTGATTAGCATTTTGCTTTCCATAAAATCCCTTGTAGCTAATTAAAAAATAGGAGaagatttgtccttaatcttcctcctttcaATTTATTTTGACCATTGAAGATAGTGATTTGGTGTAGCAATCTTCCCATGTGCCCTTcaaccaaatcctacaaaataaacattaagGTATTccaaatatcacaatattaattatatttcttttcaataaaacatatattttgttatcatcaaaatcaataaggtattccatagaaacctttgggctaaCATTGTGAAAAAAGGAGAGCCCACAAACTtgggtttctctctcacacacttTGTATATATATGGACAAAGGTACAAGTACAAATATACTCCTATGTAAAATATACATGACAAAATAACCCCTAACAATTTAACAGTTACACTATATTGCTCAGAGAGCAAGACATCCCCACTTTTTAGGATCGAAATGCATCTAGATGAAGCTAATCGGAAGGTTATACCTTTCTTGAATCCTACTTCCAACTGCTAAAGATCCATCCATTAGATTTCTGTATTTGAGTGTGGGCTTTTTGTTTCTAAATTGAGTGGAGAACTTTAATGCAATAGCGCCTCAAGTATTCAGTCAAAATACTGATGAAGCTGTTTCTGCCTCTACTTCAACAGTTTGCCAAGCTTATTATGCATACTATGCCTGAAGGATACATGCACACTAGACGAGAAGATGCTTAAAAATCCTAGGCAGATCTATGCACCTAGTCGTCTGTATCACATTATTGTGCGGAAGCCCTTCAGGTATACACGGGTTTCTTGCAAAATTTGAACACCAAGCCATCTTTCATGATTTGAGACAATAGGAAAAGACTTAGACCGTAAGAAACTGAGAAGCTGGGGAAGATGCAGGAATATATCCCAAGGGCCGTTTGTCGGGGGATATTATATAGTCCATTTACTCCGTTTGTCCCCTAACACAGTTTTGTTTCTGCGACTTCGTTACAATTTTAAGGGCATGAATATACTTTGATGTTGCTGATTCTTTCTTCGACGCGAGTAAAGAAAGAGTTTCACCCTCAAGGAAGGTGCTGAAAGGCTACTTCTGGCTTTTGAACGAAGAGGCCTTCTCTTTAGTGATGGAGGCCTTTTCTGGactaaagcaaaagaaaataggTTTCGGGGGATCATTGATTAGTACACCTCTGGTGCTGGTAAGGTCGGGACTGTGGTCATCCGTCTCCGGTTTGCCGGCCGATAAGATCTCTGAGATTGACCAGCCAGCTGGGTTGGTTTGGCTATCCTATTGGAAAGCCAGATCCAACTGACCGCGTATGAGCTACATCTTACCATCTGCCTCTTTCCACGGAGTCCCATTCTACATGTCCATACTGGTATCAGTCATGTGATCCTTAGCGATGATATTCTATTGGTTGTGTTCTACCAACTTTTCGAGTTGTCACGGGGAAAATTAGACATACTCCCAAGCCAATCATATATATCCATACAGATTATATGACACAAGACCTGTGTTTGCAGGTTACGAAAAATTCGCCCAATGGTGAGGACATCGGTACTGGTTGATGGGAGATTTGAGCACCTAGTCCTGTCTTGCAACTTGACTTCTGACCATGCCATTATTCGGATAGAGAGAGAATCCCAAAGGGCTCTTGATGTAAGTTTCATAGTAATCCTTGGGAACCATTTGGCAGGTACCTATTAAAGCAACATTTATGCCTATCGGGTAGGAGGAAAGAAAATAGGAGGGGAATTCTGCCAGTAAGAAATGAATTTGGTTACATGGATTGGCAGATTCCTCATTAGTACGAGAGTAGGTATTTATATTGGAAGTTGGGATGTGCTAATAACTAAAATATACAAGTCGCGTGTTCAAACCatagaaaccaaaccaaacttagCCTTGTTTCCCATTCTATTCAAGTCAGCTACGTAAATTATGTTTCACCATTTCTTTCTAAAcaaaaccgagccttgtgtcccaatcaattggagtCGGCTACgtaaatcttatttttttgttcactTAGATCACTTGGATTTGGTAAGCCCAAAACCTTCCGCATCATGGCCGCCAATTTTTTATACCAAGGGTCATATGTTCCGTTAAATTTACCAATTTATTTCTTGTTACAACACCGTCTCGTGGCAATTTAGGCCTTCCCCTCAGCTTAGTATGCCCATTACCATATGTAAATGTACTAGTCTTCGTTGTATGTGAAACATAAACAGCATTTAAAGTTCTCTTTTCTTGCCCTCCTATATATGCACTGCATGGTTTTACCTTGTGTCTCTTCTAGTTCTGAACTAATAGATTGTCATGTTCAGATGGTCAATAATTTTCCGCCTTtgcttttccctttttcttgcCCACAACTATTGATTTTGTATTTGTCTTTTGTGGCTTTGGGTCATGATTTTCTTTGAATTTAGTTAATGATGGAGACAGAACAGATTATGGAGATTCCGGCGCAGCAGAGGATGCAGCGGCAGGTCTCTCTCGCCAGAGAACACAATGGGAGTACAAGGCAGCCTTACGAAGGGCTGTAGCACTAGATGTTCCGGAAGCTTACTCACCTTCTGCATATGGAACCTTCGATGAAATAAATGAGGAAGGGTATAGTTCCAGCAGTTTACGGAGAGAATTACCTTTCGTGTCATCcaagaggaggaaagagagctGGGATGATTTGGCCGGTCACCTTTTGACATTTATGAGTCCCGGTAGATGGTACTGAAGAAGTAGTAGGCCTTTGAATGTTTGGCTAAATGAAGGTTTGTGGGATACaagtcattttttcattcaTACCAGCCTCCTTTTTCTCCTTGAAAATGTTGTCTGTACTAAATAGTATGATTCTTGATGAGTTCAAAAGGGCTAGTTGCTTCAATTGTATCAGCAGATATAATTATAAAGAAATGTGGATTTTCATGACTCTTTTAGTTGCCTTTGTGACTCTTACATGAATGTCAGAGGAAGTTAGAAATGGAAAGATAGAAACCAGTTTTGATGTGGATGTAGAACACATGTTAAAAGAGATGCCACCAGTGCAATTTTAATCCTGTTCTCTCGATACAGCTACTTTGGGTGTAATTCGTCATGGGAAAAAGGACAAGGAAAGGGAAATGCATCTTATTTTCCAGGGACAATTACATACCAAATGTTCGccaaagaaaacatattttctTCTCACTTTCTAATCCCCCGGAGGGTGGAATTTTTTTCCGACATGACAATTATTTGTAATGTTCCTCTCATATGGGGTGAGACCTACACATACAAACAACTACGTATATTGAAGATCCGATATATGTGAGAGGCATTACAAATAACTGTTGCATCTATAATTTCCTCGAATAGTTGAGGAGTTTAGGGCTTGGGATTAGGATTTAGGGTTAAgga carries:
- the LOC131320616 gene encoding uncharacterized protein LOC131320616 isoform X1, with protein sequence MLKNPRQIYAPSRLYHIIVRKPFRTDYGDSGAAEDAAAGLSRQRTQWEYKAALRRAVALDVPEAYSPSAYGTFDEINEEGYSSSSLRRELPFVSSKRRKESWDDLAGHLLTFMSPGRWY
- the LOC131320616 gene encoding uncharacterized protein LOC131320616 isoform X2, which produces MHLVVCITLLCGSPSVNDGDRTDYGDSGAAEDAAAGLSRQRTQWEYKAALRRAVALDVPEAYSPSAYGTFDEINEEGYSSSSLRRELPFVSSKRRKESWDDLAGHLLTFMSPGRWY
- the LOC131320616 gene encoding uncharacterized protein LOC131320616 isoform X3; this encodes MLKNPRQIYAPSRLYHIIVRKPFRLRKIRPMVRTSVLVDGRFEHLVLSCNLTSDHAIIRIERESQRALDLMMETEQIMEIPAQQRMQRQVSLAREHNGSTRQPYEGL